The following are encoded together in the Methylomonas methanica MC09 genome:
- the clpP gene encoding ATP-dependent Clp endopeptidase proteolytic subunit ClpP, whose product MIDLNGMSSMAPQAAGGLVPIVVEQTARGERSFDIYSRLLKERVIFLVGQVEDYSANLVVAQLLFLESENPDKDIHLYINSPGGSVTAGMSIYDTMQFIKPDVSTMCIGQAASMGALLLAGGAAGKRYCLPHSRVMIHQPLGGFQGQASDFDIHAREILAIRERLNKILAHHTGQPLEKIQQDTDRDNFLSSQQAVDYGLIDKVLTSRNG is encoded by the coding sequence ATGATCGATCTAAATGGCATGAGTAGTATGGCTCCCCAAGCCGCAGGCGGTTTGGTGCCAATTGTAGTAGAGCAAACCGCGCGCGGTGAGCGTTCGTTTGATATTTATTCTCGCTTGTTGAAAGAGCGGGTGATTTTTCTAGTCGGCCAAGTGGAAGATTACTCGGCTAATCTGGTGGTAGCGCAATTGCTGTTTCTGGAATCTGAAAATCCGGATAAAGATATCCATTTGTATATCAATTCTCCGGGTGGCTCCGTGACAGCAGGTATGTCGATCTACGACACCATGCAATTCATTAAACCTGACGTCAGTACAATGTGCATAGGTCAGGCGGCCAGTATGGGGGCGTTATTGTTGGCAGGCGGAGCGGCGGGCAAGCGGTATTGTTTGCCGCACTCACGCGTCATGATTCACCAGCCATTGGGCGGCTTTCAAGGCCAGGCATCGGATTTCGATATTCATGCACGGGAAATTTTGGCTATTCGCGAACGCCTGAATAAAATCCTGGCCCACCATACCGGTCAGCCCTTGGAAAAAATCCAGCAGGATACCGACAGGGATAATTTTCTGAGTTCGCAGCAAGCAGTTGATTACGGTTTGATCGATAAAGTTCTGACCAGTCGTAACGGCTAA
- the tig gene encoding trigger factor, protein MQVSVEKTSELSRKMIVSVPDAVLQEKMETRFKKLAREVKVDGFRPGKVPTSMVKKLYGERVKQEVAGDLIQSTYFEALQQQELVPAGHPSITPAEKSEGFEYVAEFEVYPEVSLEAVNGLEINRPTASVTDADVENMIDKLKQQKKSWAVVERASQEGDKVTIHFSGVSEGENFTDGKVENYAIEIGGKQMIPGFEDELKGLSAGESKTFSITFPEKYNSEKLAGKVAEFEIEMVKVEEPVLPELDAEFIKAYGVEDGDVDSFRTDVKDNMERELEQGLKNKLKTAVMDALFEHVQITLPNALIDQEIQALMKPYAERAGKAKLKLEDLNLPQDMFENQAKRRVALGLILGEIIQKNDIKIDADKVRATIEDMAKSYEKPEDVINWYYADNSRLNDVQQMVLEDQAVAWVIERARVVDQSVAFEDVMDRQQA, encoded by the coding sequence ATGCAAGTTTCTGTCGAGAAGACATCAGAATTAAGCCGAAAAATGATTGTTAGTGTGCCTGATGCGGTGCTTCAGGAGAAAATGGAAACTCGCTTTAAAAAACTGGCTCGGGAAGTTAAGGTGGATGGCTTCCGTCCCGGTAAAGTGCCGACCAGTATGGTTAAAAAACTTTACGGCGAACGCGTAAAGCAAGAAGTAGCCGGCGATTTGATTCAGTCGACCTATTTTGAGGCACTGCAACAGCAGGAACTGGTTCCCGCCGGCCATCCCAGCATCACGCCCGCAGAGAAAAGCGAAGGTTTCGAATATGTTGCGGAGTTCGAGGTTTATCCGGAAGTTTCGTTGGAAGCGGTGAACGGTTTGGAAATCAACCGGCCAACAGCCAGCGTCACGGATGCCGATGTCGAAAATATGATCGATAAGCTGAAGCAGCAAAAGAAAAGCTGGGCAGTGGTTGAGCGTGCCTCTCAGGAAGGTGATAAGGTTACGATCCATTTTTCAGGCGTTTCGGAAGGTGAAAACTTCACCGACGGTAAAGTTGAAAACTACGCGATCGAGATTGGCGGCAAGCAAATGATCCCGGGTTTTGAAGACGAGCTGAAAGGTTTGTCGGCTGGAGAGTCCAAGACTTTTAGTATTACTTTTCCGGAAAAATACAACAGCGAAAAACTGGCCGGTAAAGTTGCCGAGTTTGAAATCGAGATGGTCAAGGTTGAAGAGCCTGTGCTGCCGGAGCTCGATGCCGAGTTCATTAAGGCCTATGGCGTGGAAGACGGTGATGTCGATAGCTTCCGTACCGATGTAAAAGACAATATGGAAAGAGAGCTGGAACAAGGCTTGAAAAACAAGCTGAAAACAGCCGTTATGGATGCCTTGTTCGAACATGTGCAAATTACGCTGCCGAATGCCTTGATCGATCAGGAAATACAAGCGTTGATGAAGCCCTATGCGGAGCGCGCGGGTAAAGCAAAATTGAAATTGGAAGACCTGAATTTGCCGCAGGATATGTTTGAAAATCAAGCTAAACGCAGAGTCGCTTTAGGCTTGATTTTAGGCGAAATCATTCAAAAGAATGACATCAAGATCGATGCCGATAAAGTACGCGCCACGATTGAGGATATGGCGAAGAGTTATGAGAAGCCAGAGGATGTAATTAACTGGTATTATGCGGACAATAGCCGCTTAAATGACGTCCAGCAAATGGTGTTGGAAGACCAAGCCGTGGCCTGGGTTATTGAGCGTGCTAGAGTCGTCGACCAAAGTGTCGCTTTTGAAGACGTCATGGATAGACAACAAGCATAG
- a CDS encoding DUF192 domain-containing protein, translating to MNIRLKRFICCLLLFLASAPALSTPMTKGVATFANDYRLEVEIADTTPLREFGLMHREHLQENQGMLFVYPDQALRGVWMKNTLLALDILFLSEKGSILSMLRNVAPCRQDPCPVYTSIVPAQYMLEVNAGFIDKHQLKIGQEVMLDYQPHNP from the coding sequence ATGAATATTCGACTAAAACGATTTATCTGCTGCCTTTTACTGTTTCTGGCCTCCGCGCCCGCTTTGTCGACCCCAATGACTAAAGGCGTTGCAACCTTTGCCAATGACTACCGACTTGAGGTAGAAATTGCCGACACTACGCCGCTACGTGAATTCGGCCTGATGCATAGAGAACATTTGCAAGAAAACCAGGGCATGCTGTTTGTCTATCCAGATCAGGCATTGCGCGGGGTCTGGATGAAAAACACCTTGCTGGCATTGGATATATTATTTCTGTCAGAGAAGGGCAGTATCCTTTCCATGCTGCGTAACGTAGCGCCTTGCCGCCAAGACCCTTGCCCTGTCTACACTTCAATAGTGCCTGCCCAATACATGCTGGAGGTTAACGCCGGATTTATCGACAAGCACCAACTCAAAATCGGCCAGGAGGTCATGCTGGATTACCAGCCCCACAACCCCTGA
- the topA gene encoding type I DNA topoisomerase: protein MSKSLVIVESPAKCKTIEKYLGKDFQVLASYGHVRDLIPKEGAVDPEHGFAMKYQVIDRNQRHLQEIGKALKNADTLYLATDPDREGEAISWHVFEHLKEKKLLKDKQVLRVVFHEITKKAVTEAIEHPTELSLTMVNAQQARRALDYLVGFNLSPLLWKKIRRGLSAGRVQSPALRMIVERELEIEAFKTREYWSHTADASAQGQPFKAKLTHFNGEKLTQFSITDETQANQVKQALLDAGDGQLIVAKLEKKQRSKNPAPPFITSTLQQEAARKLGFTTKRTMMVAQQLYEGIDLGGETVGLISYMRTDSVNLADEALADIRALIAEKYGAGNVPKEPRQFKTKSKNAQEAHEAIRPTSVQRLPEQVKERLTVEQFKLYDLIWKRTVACQMIHATLNLVAVDLNCGSDKNVFRATGSTVTNPGFMMVYLEGVDDSKEATDDQDRLLPPMEEGRPVVLNDVTANQHFTEPPPRYSEASLVKALEEHGIGRPSTYATIISTLQNREYVTIDSKRFYPTDVGRIVNKFLTEHFTKYVDYDFTANLEDDLDAVARGEKDWIPLMNDFWRPFTQLISEKEESVQRKDVTQESIDEQCPECGSPLSIRLGRNGRFVGCTNYPTCSYTRNLGEDSAAATAEPEVVEGRVCPKCASPLVIKTGRYGKFVGCSAYPTCKHIEPLEKPQDTGVECPQCKKGSILKRKARSGKIFYSCSEYPKCSYALWDAPIKESCPDCHWPILTLKTTKRRGTEKVCPQKECKYATPYEGDPEDVNGPG from the coding sequence ATGAGCAAAAGTTTAGTCATTGTAGAGTCTCCCGCCAAATGCAAAACCATCGAAAAATATTTGGGCAAGGATTTTCAGGTGCTGGCCTCTTATGGGCATGTACGTGACCTGATTCCTAAGGAGGGCGCGGTCGACCCGGAACATGGCTTTGCCATGAAATATCAGGTTATCGACCGCAATCAACGCCATTTGCAGGAAATTGGCAAGGCCCTGAAAAATGCCGACACGTTATATCTGGCCACCGACCCGGACAGGGAGGGGGAGGCGATTTCCTGGCATGTGTTTGAGCATCTGAAAGAAAAAAAGCTGTTAAAAGATAAGCAGGTGCTGCGGGTGGTGTTTCACGAGATCACCAAAAAAGCCGTCACGGAGGCCATTGAGCATCCTACCGAGCTGTCCCTTACCATGGTCAATGCCCAGCAGGCGAGACGAGCGCTGGATTACTTGGTGGGCTTTAATTTATCGCCGCTGTTGTGGAAAAAAATTCGCCGTGGCTTATCTGCGGGGCGCGTGCAAAGTCCCGCCTTGAGGATGATCGTCGAACGCGAACTGGAAATCGAGGCATTCAAAACCCGCGAATATTGGTCGCATACGGCGGATGCCAGTGCGCAGGGTCAGCCGTTTAAAGCCAAGTTAACCCATTTTAACGGCGAAAAGCTGACCCAATTCAGCATTACCGATGAAACGCAAGCCAATCAAGTCAAGCAGGCGCTTTTGGATGCAGGCGACGGCCAATTGATTGTCGCCAAACTGGAGAAAAAGCAGCGCAGTAAAAATCCTGCTCCGCCTTTCATAACCTCCACATTGCAGCAAGAGGCCGCGCGCAAGCTGGGTTTCACCACAAAGCGCACCATGATGGTGGCGCAGCAGTTGTATGAAGGTATTGACCTGGGTGGCGAAACCGTCGGTTTGATTTCTTATATGCGTACCGATTCGGTGAATCTGGCCGATGAGGCTCTGGCCGATATACGGGCTCTGATTGCCGAGAAATACGGCGCCGGTAATGTCCCGAAAGAACCGAGGCAGTTTAAAACCAAATCCAAAAATGCCCAGGAGGCGCATGAGGCGATTCGCCCTACCTCGGTGCAGAGACTGCCCGAGCAGGTTAAAGAGCGTTTGACTGTTGAGCAATTTAAGCTCTATGACTTGATCTGGAAGCGCACCGTCGCCTGTCAGATGATACATGCGACTTTAAATCTGGTTGCGGTGGATCTGAATTGCGGTAGTGATAAAAATGTATTTCGCGCCACCGGTTCCACTGTCACCAATCCCGGTTTTATGATGGTGTATCTGGAGGGGGTGGACGACAGCAAGGAGGCTACCGACGACCAGGACCGGTTGCTGCCGCCGATGGAGGAAGGTCGGCCGGTGGTTCTAAATGACGTGACCGCGAATCAGCATTTCACCGAGCCGCCGCCGCGCTACAGTGAGGCAAGTTTGGTTAAAGCGTTGGAAGAGCACGGCATTGGCCGGCCCTCGACCTATGCCACTATTATCTCAACCTTGCAGAATCGCGAATATGTCACTATAGACAGCAAGCGCTTTTATCCGACCGATGTGGGGCGGATAGTTAATAAATTTTTGACGGAGCATTTTACCAAGTACGTTGATTACGATTTTACCGCCAATTTAGAAGACGATTTGGATGCGGTAGCGCGGGGAGAAAAGGATTGGATTCCGTTGATGAACGACTTTTGGCGCCCCTTTACCCAGCTGATTAGTGAAAAAGAGGAGTCCGTTCAACGTAAGGACGTGACTCAGGAGAGCATAGACGAGCAATGCCCTGAGTGCGGTAGCCCGTTATCGATAAGATTGGGGCGTAACGGCCGATTTGTCGGTTGTACCAATTATCCGACGTGTTCGTATACTCGAAATCTGGGTGAGGATAGTGCCGCCGCCACGGCGGAGCCGGAAGTGGTTGAGGGTCGGGTTTGTCCGAAATGTGCCTCACCGCTAGTGATTAAAACCGGGCGTTACGGCAAGTTTGTCGGCTGTAGCGCTTACCCGACCTGTAAACATATCGAGCCGTTGGAAAAACCCCAGGACACTGGAGTTGAGTGTCCGCAATGCAAGAAGGGTTCGATCCTTAAACGTAAAGCGCGCAGCGGCAAGATTTTTTATTCTTGCTCCGAATATCCCAAATGCAGTTACGCCTTGTGGGATGCGCCGATCAAGGAAAGTTGTCCCGACTGCCACTGGCCGATTTTGACCTTGAAAACCACTAAGCGGCGGGGAACGGAAAAAGTCTGTCCGCAAAAGGAGTGTAAATACGCAACGCCTTATGAAGGCGATCCGGAGGATGTCAACGGACCCGGTTAA
- a CDS encoding DUF494 family protein: MKEDIFDVLIYLFENYLDGDSDNYPDTDVIASELLDAGFQQPDVSKAFDWLESLAEIESITPAVTPSFRIFSSQEEAVFDLECRDFLMFLEHAGILTAANREIAIDRAMALKDEDITLDKLKWIVLMVLLSQPGDSAAFSRMEDIVYDLIPTSLH; the protein is encoded by the coding sequence ATGAAAGAAGATATTTTTGATGTGCTGATCTATCTGTTTGAAAACTATCTGGATGGCGACAGCGACAATTATCCCGACACCGACGTGATTGCCAGCGAGTTGCTGGATGCCGGTTTTCAGCAGCCTGATGTGAGCAAGGCCTTTGATTGGTTGGAATCGTTAGCGGAAATAGAAAGCATAACTCCTGCCGTGACGCCCTCGTTCCGGATATTTAGCAGTCAGGAAGAGGCTGTGTTCGACTTGGAATGTCGCGATTTTTTGATGTTTCTCGAGCATGCCGGCATTTTGACCGCCGCCAATCGTGAAATCGCTATCGATCGGGCCATGGCCCTGAAAGACGAAGATATTACCTTGGATAAACTGAAGTGGATCGTATTAATGGTGTTGTTGAGTCAACCCGGTGATAGCGCGGCTTTTTCCCGCATGGAAGATATCGTTTACGACTTGATACCCACTTCTTTACATTGA
- the dprA gene encoding DNA-processing protein DprA has product MSKTLNSHIKSWLALARIPGIGPVAVQRLLAVLPIEHIFQASRATLQGAGFSEKLIAALQSPPWELVEQDLVWLEQPENGAITIEEPEYPEQLKEIADAPPVLFVKGRPEILHSPQIAMVGSRNPSSIGVKIAIEFAQALAEAGFVITSGMALGIDAASHQGALNAGGLTIAVAGTGLDRVYPACHKALATDIVANGALVSEFPPGTKAKTGHFPRRNRIISGLCQGLLVVEAAQQSGSLITARMALEQNREVFAIPGSIHNPLARGCNALIRQGAKLVETAQDIFEELGQYNQVYKSIGAQIHQTALDLEQQNLLKLIPYSPITVDNLVQDSGFSVETVSSMLLVLELQGYIAAAAGGSYYRTQ; this is encoded by the coding sequence TTGTCAAAAACACTGAATTCTCATATCAAATCTTGGTTGGCCCTGGCTCGAATTCCCGGAATCGGGCCTGTTGCCGTTCAGCGTCTGCTAGCTGTCTTGCCAATTGAGCATATCTTTCAAGCATCCCGAGCTACGTTGCAGGGAGCGGGTTTTAGCGAAAAACTCATTGCCGCGCTGCAAAGCCCTCCCTGGGAATTGGTAGAACAAGATTTAGTCTGGCTTGAGCAGCCCGAAAATGGCGCCATAACGATTGAGGAGCCCGAATACCCAGAGCAACTAAAGGAAATCGCCGATGCACCGCCGGTGTTGTTTGTCAAAGGGCGGCCTGAAATATTGCATAGTCCGCAAATTGCCATGGTTGGTAGTCGCAATCCATCCAGTATCGGTGTAAAAATAGCCATTGAGTTTGCTCAGGCATTGGCAGAGGCGGGGTTTGTGATTACCAGCGGCATGGCTTTGGGCATAGACGCCGCCAGTCATCAGGGGGCATTGAATGCGGGGGGGCTTACAATTGCGGTGGCGGGTACCGGTTTGGATCGAGTGTACCCAGCCTGTCATAAGGCGTTGGCAACCGATATTGTGGCTAATGGCGCGTTGGTGTCCGAGTTTCCGCCGGGTACAAAAGCCAAAACCGGACACTTTCCCAGGCGCAATCGAATTATCAGCGGCTTATGTCAAGGCTTGTTGGTCGTAGAGGCGGCTCAGCAAAGCGGGTCGTTAATTACCGCGCGGATGGCTTTGGAGCAAAACCGGGAAGTGTTTGCTATTCCCGGGTCGATTCATAATCCGTTGGCACGCGGTTGTAACGCTTTAATCAGGCAAGGTGCTAAATTAGTCGAAACGGCACAGGATATTTTTGAAGAATTAGGTCAATACAATCAAGTATATAAGTCGATTGGCGCACAAATACATCAGACGGCGCTTGACCTGGAGCAGCAAAATCTATTGAAATTGATTCCGTACAGCCCAATAACAGTTGACAATCTGGTCCAGGATAGCGGTTTTTCAGTGGAAACTGTTTCATCGATGCTGCTGGTTCTGGAACTGCAAGGCTACATCGCCGCGGCCGCCGGCGGTAGCTATTACCGAACCCAATAA